A genomic window from Streptomyces broussonetiae includes:
- a CDS encoding SWIM zinc finger family protein, with the protein MSGLGPGVVAGEAPVSAGGGDPVARLRAAAAAGDVTTPARSELPEPRTLPAAAPADGSGGAQAESPMPRPTAPPGGRPADVAREALRAARQEALRAENEAEQATVRGTRAAEPRTRRGPRVTGGPAATTPPTAPDPGPDSRAARVKAVQDIRHYLADAFRMPTWSDTPEEQHRTTDTDTDSGAHARQDRSSSAPAAPTDQAHAAQSPTASATQITPTSPDDPHHPTPAPTSPRLPLTMATPHRDFELRRTFPEFAPREATAEGASFAATWWGNAWADALEQGALDPKRLERGRGYADQGHVDAITVTPGLVLAYVRGSRPRPYRVQVRVRTLEDTDWERFLDAAAERPGHIAALLDKELPQALAACGVPLLPGPGDLAPRCSCPDSGHPCKHAAALCYQTARLLDADPFVLLLLRGRGEKDLLDALSRRSAARAARDRRPGTLPGVRATDALAPRQLPPLPPPLPVPPHPEQPPVYPAAPGGPDPFALDQLATDAAARAHTLLGTGHDPVGELTLWQDAVRLAAARPGSGLTATTRTLYATLATAVGRTPSDLARAVAAWRQGGASGLAVLQEPWDPPAGRFDRARPLLLAADLPAFRPWRNRLTHPRGHVQLRLSREGLWYAYESDPGQDDWWPRGTPDLDPVGALTGLGTPDDAQGDGVHP; encoded by the coding sequence ATGTCCGGGCTCGGTCCTGGGGTTGTGGCGGGTGAGGCGCCTGTTTCGGCCGGGGGTGGGGATCCGGTGGCCCGGCTTCGGGCTGCCGCCGCGGCGGGCGACGTGACTACCCCGGCTCGGAGTGAGCTTCCGGAGCCCCGGACCCTCCCCGCCGCCGCACCGGCCGACGGCAGCGGCGGGGCCCAGGCCGAGAGCCCCATGCCCCGCCCCACAGCCCCGCCCGGCGGCCGTCCCGCCGACGTCGCCCGGGAAGCGCTGCGTGCGGCCCGGCAGGAGGCACTTCGGGCCGAGAACGAGGCGGAGCAGGCCACCGTGCGTGGCACCCGCGCGGCAGAACCGCGCACCCGGCGCGGGCCCCGCGTGACCGGCGGCCCTGCCGCCACGACGCCGCCCACCGCGCCCGACCCCGGGCCGGACTCCCGAGCGGCTCGCGTCAAGGCGGTCCAGGACATACGGCACTACCTGGCCGACGCCTTCCGGATGCCGACCTGGTCCGACACCCCGGAGGAGCAGCACCGGACCACGGACACCGACACCGACTCCGGCGCCCACGCACGCCAGGACCGGTCCTCTTCGGCTCCCGCCGCCCCCACCGACCAGGCACACGCGGCTCAGTCGCCCACTGCCTCTGCCACCCAGATCACCCCCACCAGCCCCGACGACCCTCATCACCCGACCCCCGCGCCCACGTCCCCGCGCCTGCCCCTCACCATGGCCACCCCGCACCGCGATTTCGAACTGCGGCGTACGTTCCCGGAGTTCGCGCCCCGCGAGGCCACCGCTGAGGGTGCGTCGTTCGCCGCGACCTGGTGGGGCAACGCGTGGGCGGATGCCCTGGAGCAGGGGGCGCTGGATCCCAAGCGGCTGGAGCGGGGGCGTGGTTATGCCGACCAGGGGCATGTCGACGCGATCACCGTGACACCGGGGCTCGTGCTGGCGTACGTGCGAGGGAGCCGGCCGCGGCCGTACCGCGTGCAGGTACGGGTCCGCACGCTGGAGGACACCGACTGGGAGCGTTTCCTCGACGCGGCAGCCGAGCGGCCGGGGCACATCGCCGCGCTGCTCGACAAAGAGCTGCCCCAGGCCCTCGCCGCCTGCGGCGTCCCCCTGCTGCCCGGCCCCGGCGACCTCGCCCCGCGCTGCAGCTGCCCCGACTCCGGTCACCCCTGCAAGCACGCGGCCGCCCTGTGCTACCAGACGGCCCGGCTGCTCGACGCCGACCCGTTCGTGCTGCTCCTGCTGCGCGGCCGGGGCGAGAAGGACCTGCTCGACGCGCTCTCCCGGCGCAGCGCCGCCCGCGCGGCCCGGGACCGGCGGCCCGGGACCCTGCCCGGTGTACGCGCCACCGACGCGCTCGCCCCCCGTCAACTGCCGCCGCTGCCCCCGCCGTTGCCGGTCCCACCGCATCCCGAGCAGCCACCGGTGTACCCGGCGGCGCCCGGCGGCCCGGACCCCTTCGCGCTGGACCAGCTCGCCACGGACGCCGCCGCCCGGGCGCACACGCTGCTCGGGACCGGGCATGACCCGGTGGGCGAGCTGACCCTGTGGCAGGACGCGGTGCGCCTCGCCGCGGCCCGCCCCGGCTCCGGCCTCACCGCCACCACCCGCACCCTTTACGCCACGCTCGCCACCGCCGTCGGCCGCACCCCGTCCGACCTCGCGCGGGCCGTCGCCGCCTGGCGCCAGGGCGGGGCGAGCGGGCTGGCCGTCCTGCAGGAGCCGTGGGACCCGCCGGCCGGCCGCTTCGACCGGGCCCGCCCGCTGCTGCTCGCCGCCGACCTCCCGGCCTTCCGCCCCTGGCGCAACCGCCTCACCCACCCGCGTGGCCACGTCCAGCTCCGGCTGAGCCGCGAGGGGTTGTGGTACGCGTACGAGTCGGATCCGGGCCAGGACGACTGGTGGCCCCGTGGCACGCCCGACCTGGATCCGGTGGGCGCGCTGACCGGCCTGGGCACACCGGACGACGCGCAGGGCGATGGTGTGCACCCGTGA
- a CDS encoding ROK family glucokinase produces MSTYRDLTAPIGSRRAPVLRTVGTRERRSHLTAPRVPTVGIDIGGTKVMAGVVDADGNILEKLRAETPDKSKSPQVVEDTIVELVLDLSDRHDVHAVGIGAAGWVDADRNRVLFAPHLSWRNEPLRDRLSGRLSVPVLVDNDANTAAWAEWRFGAGRGEDHLVMITLGTGIGGAILEDGQVKRGKFGVAGEFGHMQVVPGGHRCPCGNRGCWEQYSSGNALVREARELAAADSPVAYGIIEHVKGNIGDITGPMITELAREGDAMCIELLQDIGQWLGVGIANLAAALDPSCFVIGGGVSAADDLLISPARDAFKRHLTGRGYRPEARITRAQLGPEAGMVGAADLARLVARRFRRAKRRRVERYERYERYAQVRRDQDTA; encoded by the coding sequence ATGAGCACCTATCGCGACCTCACCGCCCCCATCGGCTCCCGCCGGGCCCCCGTGCTCCGGACGGTCGGCACCAGGGAACGCCGCTCCCACCTGACCGCACCGCGTGTCCCCACGGTGGGTATCGACATCGGCGGGACCAAGGTCATGGCGGGCGTCGTGGACGCCGACGGCAACATCCTGGAGAAGCTCCGCGCGGAGACCCCGGACAAGTCCAAGAGCCCCCAGGTCGTCGAGGACACCATCGTCGAACTGGTCCTGGACCTGTCCGACCGGCACGACGTGCACGCGGTCGGCATCGGCGCCGCCGGCTGGGTCGACGCCGACCGCAACCGCGTCCTGTTCGCCCCCCACCTGTCCTGGCGCAACGAACCCCTGCGCGACCGCCTGAGCGGCAGGCTCTCCGTGCCGGTCCTCGTCGACAACGACGCCAACACCGCCGCCTGGGCCGAGTGGCGCTTCGGCGCCGGCCGCGGCGAGGACCACCTCGTGATGATCACGCTCGGTACCGGCATCGGCGGCGCCATCCTGGAGGACGGCCAGGTCAAGCGCGGAAAGTTCGGCGTCGCGGGCGAGTTCGGCCATATGCAGGTCGTGCCCGGCGGCCACCGCTGCCCGTGCGGCAACCGCGGCTGCTGGGAGCAGTACAGCTCCGGCAACGCCCTCGTCCGTGAGGCAAGGGAGCTGGCCGCCGCCGACTCCCCGGTGGCCTACGGGATCATCGAGCACGTCAAGGGCAACATCGGCGACATCACCGGCCCGATGATCACCGAGCTGGCCCGCGAGGGCGACGCCATGTGCATCGAACTGCTCCAGGACATCGGCCAGTGGCTCGGCGTCGGCATCGCCAACCTCGCCGCCGCCCTCGACCCGTCCTGCTTCGTGATCGGCGGCGGTGTCTCGGCCGCCGACGACCTGCTCATCAGCCCGGCCCGGGACGCCTTCAAGCGCCACCTCACCGGCCGTGGCTACCGCCCCGAGGCCCGCATCACCCGCGCCCAGCTCGGCCCCGAGGCCGGCATGGTCGGCGCCGCCGACCTGGCCCGGCTGGTGGCCCGCCGGTTCCGCCGCGCCAAGCGCCGCCGGGTGGAGCGCTACGAGCGCTACGAACGCTACGCCCAGGTCCGCCGCGACCAGGACACCGCATGA
- a CDS encoding DEAD/DEAH box helicase translates to MSTGTAAVAERADGSGRTGDRVPVRLASVYLPAALPREGRIAFWDPDGGALPGPGDTEELTVVRRQGASVRRRQVPALTLPLTEALPLLVRARRDPAAHPATACWGAAALHALRLVARGRLLPGLTPSGHDAWRAGPLEPDDIAHLRAVAAALPPEGHAVPLPDPGPLRLPEPEALVRSFLDAVADVLPRTPAAPHTAGRPFAAREPVALPQAHAWAAEVAAGMDAGVRISLRLDLSAYDVFDAGAADGARAAGAAIVQVHSLADPTLVADAAALWAGEADAAFGPRARVDAALAVRRAARVWPPLDRLAEQDVPDVLALSEEELGELLGVAASRLAAAGVAVHWPRDLARDLTAAAVVRPAPGSATDGTGFFESEDLLQFRWQLALGGDPLSEAEMDALAEAHRPVVRLRDRWVLVDPALVRKARKRELGLLDPVDALSVALTGTAEVDGESVEAVPAGALAALRDRLTAGLRPADPPPGLAATLRDYQLRGLAWLDLMTSLGLGGCLADDMGLGKTVTLIALHLKRARTEPTLVVCPASLLGNWQREITRFAPGVPVRRFHGQERTLDGLAGGFVLTTYGTMRSAAASLAEQPWGMVVADEAQHVKNPYSATAKALRTIPAPARVALTGTPVENNLSELWALLDWTTPGLLGPLKSFRARHARAVENGEDQEAVDRLARLVRPFLLRRKKSDPGIVPELPPKTETDHPVPLTREQAALYEAVVRESLLAIETAEGIARRGLVLKLLGALKQICDHPALYLKEDARRDGLAARSGKLALLDELLDTLLAEDGSALVFTQYVGMARLITAHLSARAVPVDLLHGGTPVPERERMVDRFQSGETPVLVLSLKAAGTGLNLTRAGHVIHFDRWWNPAVEEQATDRAYRIGQTQPVQVHRLVTEGTVEDRIAEMLAAKRALADAILGSGEAALTELTDRELSDLVSLRRTP, encoded by the coding sequence ATGAGCACAGGCACGGCCGCGGTGGCCGAGCGCGCGGACGGTTCCGGGCGGACCGGGGACCGGGTCCCGGTGCGCCTCGCGTCGGTCTATCTGCCCGCGGCCCTGCCGCGCGAGGGCCGCATCGCCTTCTGGGACCCCGACGGCGGCGCCCTGCCCGGCCCCGGCGACACCGAGGAACTGACCGTCGTACGACGTCAAGGCGCGAGCGTCCGCCGCCGGCAGGTCCCCGCGCTGACCCTGCCGCTCACCGAGGCCCTGCCGCTGCTGGTCAGGGCCCGCCGCGACCCGGCCGCCCACCCGGCGACGGCCTGCTGGGGCGCCGCCGCGCTGCACGCGCTCAGGCTGGTCGCCCGCGGCCGGCTGCTGCCGGGCCTGACCCCGAGCGGACACGACGCCTGGCGGGCCGGCCCCCTGGAGCCCGACGACATCGCCCATCTGCGCGCGGTGGCCGCGGCCCTGCCGCCGGAGGGCCACGCCGTACCGCTGCCGGACCCCGGCCCGCTCCGGCTGCCCGAGCCGGAGGCCCTGGTCCGCTCCTTCCTCGACGCGGTCGCCGACGTGCTGCCCCGCACCCCGGCCGCCCCGCACACCGCAGGCCGGCCCTTCGCCGCCCGCGAGCCCGTGGCGCTGCCCCAGGCGCACGCGTGGGCGGCCGAGGTCGCCGCCGGCATGGACGCGGGCGTACGCATCTCGCTGCGCCTGGACCTGTCCGCGTACGACGTCTTCGACGCAGGTGCTGCCGACGGCGCGCGGGCCGCGGGGGCGGCGATCGTGCAGGTGCACAGCCTGGCCGACCCCACCCTGGTGGCCGACGCGGCGGCCCTGTGGGCGGGGGAGGCCGATGCCGCGTTCGGTCCCCGCGCGCGCGTGGACGCCGCCCTCGCCGTCCGGCGCGCGGCCCGTGTGTGGCCGCCCCTGGACCGGCTTGCCGAGCAGGACGTGCCCGACGTGCTCGCCCTGTCCGAGGAGGAGCTGGGCGAGCTGCTGGGCGTCGCGGCCTCCAGGCTGGCCGCCGCCGGGGTCGCCGTGCACTGGCCGCGGGACCTCGCCCGCGATCTGACGGCCGCCGCCGTGGTCCGCCCGGCCCCCGGCTCGGCGACCGACGGCACCGGCTTCTTCGAGAGCGAGGACCTGCTGCAGTTCCGCTGGCAGCTGGCGCTCGGCGGTGATCCGCTCAGCGAGGCCGAGATGGACGCCCTCGCCGAGGCCCACCGCCCGGTCGTACGGCTCCGGGACCGCTGGGTCCTCGTCGATCCGGCGCTGGTCCGCAAAGCCCGCAAGCGTGAACTGGGCCTGCTCGACCCGGTCGACGCGCTGTCCGTCGCGCTCACCGGCACCGCCGAGGTCGACGGCGAGAGCGTCGAAGCCGTACCGGCCGGCGCCCTGGCGGCTCTGCGCGACCGCCTCACGGCGGGCCTGCGCCCGGCGGACCCGCCCCCGGGCCTCGCCGCCACCCTCCGCGACTACCAGCTGCGCGGCCTGGCCTGGCTCGACCTCATGACCTCCCTCGGCCTCGGCGGCTGCCTCGCCGACGACATGGGCCTCGGCAAGACCGTCACTCTCATCGCCCTGCACCTGAAGCGGGCCCGCACCGAGCCGACCCTCGTGGTCTGCCCGGCCTCCCTGCTCGGCAACTGGCAGCGGGAGATCACCCGGTTCGCGCCAGGCGTGCCGGTCCGCCGCTTCCACGGCCAGGAGCGCACCCTGGACGGCCTGGCGGGCGGCTTTGTGCTCACCACGTACGGCACCATGCGCTCCGCCGCGGCCAGCCTGGCCGAGCAGCCCTGGGGCATGGTCGTCGCCGACGAGGCCCAGCACGTGAAGAACCCCTACTCCGCCACGGCCAAGGCGCTGCGCACGATCCCGGCCCCCGCGCGCGTGGCGCTCACCGGCACCCCGGTGGAGAACAACCTCTCCGAACTGTGGGCCCTGCTCGACTGGACCACCCCCGGCCTCCTCGGCCCCCTGAAGTCCTTCCGCGCCCGCCACGCCCGCGCGGTGGAGAACGGCGAGGACCAGGAGGCCGTTGACCGCCTCGCCCGCCTGGTCCGCCCCTTCCTCCTGCGCCGCAAGAAGTCCGACCCGGGCATCGTCCCCGAGCTGCCGCCCAAGACCGAGACGGACCACCCGGTGCCCCTCACCCGCGAGCAGGCCGCGCTGTACGAGGCGGTGGTGCGCGAGTCGCTGCTCGCCATCGAGACCGCCGAGGGCATCGCCCGCCGGGGCCTGGTCCTCAAGCTCCTGGGTGCCCTGAAGCAGATCTGCGACCACCCGGCGCTGTACCTGAAGGAAGACGCGCGCCGCGACGGCCTGGCGGCTCGCTCCGGCAAACTCGCCCTGCTGGACGAGCTGTTGGACACCCTGCTCGCCGAGGACGGCTCGGCGCTCGTCTTCACCCAGTACGTCGGCATGGCCCGCCTCATCACCGCGCACCTGTCCGCCCGAGCGGTCCCGGTGGATCTCCTGCACGGCGGTACCCCGGTGCCGGAGCGCGAGCGCATGGTCGACCGCTTCCAGAGCGGTGAGACACCGGTCCTGGTGCTGTCCCTCAAGGCGGCGGGCACCGGCCTGAACCTCACCCGCGCGGGCCATGTCATCCACTTCGACCGCTGGTGGAACCCGGCCGTCGAGGAGCAGGCCACCGACCGCGCCTACCGCATCGGCCAGACCCAGCCCGTCCAGGTCCACCGCCTGGTCACGGAGGGCACGGTCGAGGACCGAATCGCCGAGATGCTCGCCGCCAAGCGTGCCCTCGCCGACGCCATCCTCGGCTCCGGCGAGGCGGCCCTGACCGAACTGACCGACCGCGAGCTGTCCGACCTCGTCTCCCTGCGGAGGACACCATGA
- a CDS encoding ABC transporter permease, translating into MSATVEKTADEPPKTADERILQTSPLKKLLSRPELGSVVGALAVFVFFAVVADGFLNASSLSTVLYASSTIGIMAVPVALLMIGGEFDLSAGVLVTSSALISSMFSYQMTANTWVGVGVSLLVTLAVGAFNGFMLTRTRLPSFIITLGTFLMLTGLNLGFTKLIDGTVSTKTIGDMEGFPSARAVFASTLSIGGVDFKVTILWWLGLVALASWILLRTRAGNWIFAVGGNQDAARAVGVPVAATKIGLYMGVAFGAWISGQHLLFSFDAVQSGEGVGNELIYIIAAVIGGCLITGGYGSAIGSAVGALLFGMTSKGIVFAEWNPDWFKFFLGAMLLLATLLNAWVKKRAEATA; encoded by the coding sequence ATGAGCGCGACCGTGGAAAAGACGGCCGACGAACCCCCGAAGACGGCTGACGAAAGGATTCTGCAGACCTCGCCGCTGAAGAAGCTGCTCTCCCGGCCGGAGCTGGGTTCGGTCGTCGGCGCGCTCGCCGTCTTCGTCTTCTTCGCCGTCGTCGCCGACGGCTTCCTCAACGCCTCCAGCCTCAGCACCGTCCTGTACGCCTCCTCGACCATCGGGATCATGGCCGTACCGGTGGCGCTGTTGATGATCGGCGGCGAGTTCGACCTGTCGGCCGGTGTCCTCGTGACGTCCTCGGCGCTCATCTCCTCGATGTTCAGCTACCAGATGACGGCGAACACCTGGGTCGGCGTGGGCGTCTCCCTGCTGGTCACCCTGGCCGTCGGTGCCTTCAACGGGTTCATGCTCACCCGCACCAGGCTGCCCAGTTTCATCATCACCCTGGGCACGTTCCTGATGCTGACCGGCCTGAACCTCGGCTTCACCAAGCTGATCGACGGCACGGTGTCGACGAAGACCATCGGGGACATGGAGGGCTTCCCCTCCGCCCGCGCCGTCTTCGCCTCGACCCTCTCCATCGGCGGTGTCGACTTCAAGGTCACGATCCTGTGGTGGCTGGGCCTGGTCGCCCTCGCCTCCTGGATCCTGCTGCGCACCCGCGCCGGCAACTGGATCTTCGCCGTCGGCGGCAACCAGGACGCGGCCCGCGCGGTCGGCGTCCCGGTCGCGGCGACCAAGATCGGCCTCTACATGGGCGTGGCGTTCGGCGCCTGGATCTCCGGCCAGCACCTGCTCTTCTCCTTCGACGCCGTCCAGTCCGGGGAGGGCGTCGGCAACGAGCTGATCTACATCATCGCGGCCGTCATCGGCGGCTGCCTGATCACCGGCGGCTACGGCAGCGCGATCGGCTCCGCCGTGGGCGCGCTCCTCTTCGGCATGACGAGCAAGGGCATCGTCTTCGCCGAGTGGAACCCGGACTGGTTCAAGTTCTTCCTCGGAGCGATGCTGCTCCTCGCGACCCTGCTCAACGCCTGGGTCAAGAAGCGCGCGGAGGCGACGGCATGA
- a CDS encoding sugar ABC transporter substrate-binding protein gives MARFRTWAVIALTGALSLSLGACSSTGGKRAEDARNAAAAQGRAAVNTPRWTFAMITHSGDGDTFWDIVQNGAKQAAVKDNINFLYSHDDDAQQQAQLVDAAVDKKVDGIILTLAKPDAMKAAVARAEKAGIPVITVNSGSEESKAFGALAHIGQDETIAGEAVGDELNKRGKKKALCVLHEQGNVGHEQRCDGVAKTFRGTLQKLYVNGTNMPDVQSAIEAKLQADRSIDSVVTLGAPYADTAVKAKGDAGSKAEIDTFDLNAQVAAELKSGTLGFAVDQQPYLQGYEAVDLLWAYKYNGDVLGGGKPVLTGPQIITKDQAAALAEYTERGTR, from the coding sequence GTGGCACGGTTTCGGACCTGGGCAGTCATCGCGCTGACAGGGGCACTTTCGCTGTCTCTGGGGGCGTGCAGCAGCACCGGCGGCAAGCGGGCCGAGGACGCCCGCAACGCCGCGGCGGCCCAGGGCAGGGCGGCGGTGAACACCCCGCGCTGGACCTTCGCGATGATCACCCACTCCGGAGACGGTGACACCTTCTGGGACATCGTGCAGAACGGGGCCAAGCAGGCCGCCGTCAAGGACAACATCAACTTCCTGTACTCGCACGACGACGATGCCCAGCAGCAGGCGCAGCTGGTGGATGCCGCCGTGGACAAGAAGGTCGACGGCATCATCCTCACCCTCGCCAAGCCTGACGCCATGAAGGCCGCCGTGGCCCGTGCCGAGAAGGCGGGCATCCCGGTGATCACGGTCAACTCCGGCTCCGAGGAGTCCAAGGCCTTCGGCGCCCTGGCCCACATCGGCCAGGACGAGACCATCGCCGGCGAGGCCGTCGGCGACGAGCTGAACAAGCGCGGGAAGAAGAAGGCCCTGTGCGTCCTGCACGAGCAGGGCAACGTCGGGCACGAGCAGCGCTGCGACGGCGTCGCCAAGACCTTCCGCGGCACGCTCCAGAAGCTGTACGTCAACGGCACCAACATGCCCGACGTGCAGTCCGCGATCGAGGCCAAGCTCCAGGCCGACAGGTCCATCGACTCCGTCGTCACCCTCGGCGCCCCCTACGCCGACACCGCCGTGAAGGCGAAGGGCGACGCGGGCAGCAAGGCCGAGATCGACACCTTCGACCTCAATGCCCAGGTCGCCGCCGAGCTGAAGAGCGGCACCCTCGGCTTCGCCGTGGACCAGCAGCCGTACCTCCAGGGCTACGAGGCGGTCGACCTGCTGTGGGCCTACAAGTACAACGGCGACGTCCTCGGCGGCGGCAAGCCGGTGCTGACCGGTCCGCAGATCATCACCAAGGACCAGGCCGCGGCGCTGGCCGAGTACACCGAGCGGGGCACCCGATGA
- a CDS encoding GntR family transcriptional regulator yields the protein MDPTVALDLRVDRSSPVPLYFQLSQQLEAAIEHGSLTPGSLLGNEIELAARLGLSRPTVRQAIQSLVDKGLLVRRRGVGTQVVHSQVKRPLELSSLYDDLEAAGQRPATKVLVNTVVPASAAVAAALGVTEGAEVHRIERLRLAHGEPMAYLVNHLPTGLLDLDTGQLEATGLYRLMRAAGITLHSARQSIGARGATAAEAERLAETEGAPLLTMQRTTFDDTGRAVEFGDHTYRPSRYSFEFQLLVRP from the coding sequence GTGGACCCGACCGTCGCGCTCGACCTCCGTGTCGACCGCAGTTCACCGGTGCCGTTGTACTTTCAGCTCTCCCAGCAGCTGGAGGCTGCGATCGAGCACGGCAGCCTCACCCCGGGCAGCCTGCTGGGCAACGAGATCGAGCTGGCCGCACGGCTCGGCCTGTCCCGGCCGACCGTCCGCCAGGCCATCCAGTCCCTGGTCGACAAGGGGCTCCTCGTGCGCCGCAGAGGCGTCGGCACGCAGGTCGTGCACAGCCAGGTCAAGCGCCCGCTGGAGCTGAGCAGCCTCTACGACGACCTGGAGGCGGCCGGCCAGCGGCCCGCGACCAAGGTGCTGGTCAACACCGTCGTGCCGGCCTCCGCCGCGGTCGCGGCCGCGCTCGGTGTCACCGAGGGCGCCGAGGTGCACCGCATCGAACGGCTGCGCCTTGCGCACGGTGAGCCGATGGCGTACCTGGTCAACCATCTCCCGACCGGGCTGCTCGACCTGGACACCGGCCAGCTGGAGGCCACCGGCCTGTACCGGCTGATGCGTGCCGCCGGGATCACCCTGCACAGCGCGCGGCAGTCCATCGGGGCCCGCGGCGCCACGGCCGCCGAGGCCGAGCGGCTCGCCGAGACCGAAGGCGCCCCGCTGCTCACCATGCAGCGCACCACGTTCGACGACACCGGCCGGGCGGTCGAGTTCGGCGACCACACCTACCGTCCGAGCCGTTACTCCTTCGAGTTCCAGTTGCTCGTACGGCCGTGA
- a CDS encoding sugar kinase — MTAALPRQAAPPDEPRHPVENPRHKAKRRALTLLIIGLLIGIPAGYLVISANQSRNSGKDKEAKYAATGLTPLWPSKVQRRLYQVTVPHPAVSVASYETNNWKTSRLYVQFRTNAAGLDAFLESMGARREELKRDDIAIGARDQKVSGWHFTGTGPWLGLTHAQKNPAPTQDVVVNMSDPSAPAVYVVSRTVP, encoded by the coding sequence ATGACCGCGGCGCTGCCCCGCCAGGCCGCTCCGCCGGACGAGCCGCGCCACCCGGTCGAGAACCCCCGGCACAAGGCGAAGCGCCGTGCGCTCACCCTGCTGATCATCGGCCTGCTCATCGGCATCCCGGCCGGCTACCTGGTGATCTCCGCCAACCAGAGCCGCAACAGCGGCAAGGACAAGGAGGCGAAGTACGCGGCGACCGGCCTGACCCCGCTCTGGCCGTCGAAGGTGCAGCGCCGCCTGTACCAGGTGACCGTTCCGCACCCCGCCGTCTCCGTCGCCTCCTACGAGACGAACAACTGGAAGACCAGCCGTCTCTATGTACAGTTCCGCACCAACGCCGCGGGCCTGGACGCCTTCCTGGAGTCCATGGGCGCACGCCGGGAGGAGCTGAAGAGGGACGACATCGCCATCGGCGCCCGCGACCAGAAGGTCAGCGGCTGGCACTTCACCGGCACCGGCCCCTGGCTGGGGCTCACGCACGCGCAGAAGAACCCCGCACCCACTCAGGACGTGGTCGTGAACATGTCCGACCCGAGCGCTCCGGCGGTGTACGTCGTCTCGCGCACCGTGCCGTGA
- a CDS encoding ATP-binding cassette domain-containing protein, producing the protein MTDEVTETSERTALVELADVAKQYGNVRALEGVSLEVHAGEITCVLGDNGAGKSTLIKMIAGLHRHDGGTLRIEGEETRLASPREALDRGIATVYQDLAVVPLMPVWRNFFLGSEPRKGVGPFKRLDIDLMRRTTREALLRMGIDLRDVDQPIGTLSGGERQCVAIARAVHFGAKVLVLDEPTAALGVKQSGVVLKYVAAARDEGLGVVLITHNPHHAYLVGDRFVLLRRGTMVGNYTRDEITLDELTGQMAGGSDLDALRHELQRS; encoded by the coding sequence ATGACCGACGAAGTGACCGAGACATCCGAGCGCACGGCGCTGGTCGAGCTGGCCGACGTGGCCAAGCAGTACGGCAACGTCCGCGCCCTGGAGGGCGTCTCGCTGGAGGTCCACGCGGGCGAGATCACCTGCGTACTCGGCGACAACGGCGCCGGCAAGTCGACGCTGATCAAGATGATCGCCGGCCTGCACCGCCACGACGGCGGCACCCTGCGCATCGAAGGCGAGGAGACCCGCCTCGCCTCCCCGCGCGAGGCCCTGGACCGGGGCATCGCCACGGTCTACCAGGACCTCGCCGTCGTCCCGCTGATGCCGGTCTGGCGCAACTTCTTCCTGGGCTCCGAGCCCCGCAAGGGCGTCGGCCCCTTCAAGCGCCTGGACATCGACCTCATGCGCCGCACCACCCGCGAGGCACTGCTGCGCATGGGCATCGACCTCAGGGACGTGGACCAGCCCATCGGCACCCTCTCCGGCGGCGAACGCCAGTGCGTGGCGATCGCCCGCGCCGTCCACTTCGGAGCGAAGGTCCTGGTCCTGGACGAGCCGACGGCGGCACTGGGTGTGAAGCAGTCCGGTGTGGTCCTGAAATATGTGGCGGCAGCACGGGACGAAGGCCTGGGCGTCGTCTTGATCACCCACAACCCGCACCACGCCTACCTGGTGGGGGACAGGTTCGTACTCCTGCGCCGAGGCACGATGGTGGGCAATTACACACGGGATGAAATAACCCTGGACGAATTGACCGGGCAAATGGCCGGCGGCTCCGACCTGGACGCGCTACGCCACGAACTGCAGCGCAGTTAG